CGTTCGCGGAACCGCGGCTCGCGCAGCAGGCGCCGTACGGCGCGCCGCACCGCCCCGGGGGCCGGCGTGCGGGTGCCCAGGCGCAGACCCACCCCCGCTACCTGCACGCGCCGGCCGACCTCCAGCTTGTCCTCGGTGGTGCCGGCGGACAGCACCGGCAGGCCGTGCGACAGCGCGAGCTGCACGCCCCCGTAGCCTCCGTTCGTGACATACACGCTGGCGTGCGGCAGCATCCGGTCGAAGGGCAGGAACGGCGCCGTGCGCGCGTTGGCCGGAAGTTCGCCCAGGGCCGCCGGATCGCGCACGCCCGCGGCCACGACCAGCACGGGCTCGTCCGCCAGGGCGCGCACAGTCGGCAGAATTAAGTCGCGCGGGTCCGTGGCGATGGTGCCCTGCGTGACCACCACCACCGGCCGGTCGGCGCGCTGCACGTCGGGCCACCAGTCCGGCAGCGCGGCACCGGGCGGTGCGGGCGGCGTCAGTGCCCCGATGAAGTGCAGCTGCGGCGGCCGGTCGCTGACGGCGTACTCCACGCCCGGCACGCTGGCCTGCAGCAGCAGCGTCGGCGGGATCGGCGGCTCGAAGGGCCGTTCCGGAATGCCCAGGGAGCGGCACACAGCCCGCAGGTCTCGGTCGGCGCCGCCGAACACCACGCGCTGCGTCACGCGGCGCAGGGCGGCGTTGCGTGCGCGGCCCAGCGGTCCCCGCATGGGCGGCAGCCCCGGCCCGAACGGCGCCGTGTCTCGGCTGTGGATACCCAGCGGCAGCACGCCCAGCAGCGCGCACGGCGGGCCGCCCAGTTCCTCCAGCAGCAGGCCGGCGCTGAGGGTCTGTTCGGCCAGCGTCACCTCCCACGGCCACGCCCGGTGCAGGGCTTGGAGGTCACGCAGCTGCGGCAGCATCTGGCCCACGAAGATGTGCCGTGTGTCGAACTGCACCTGCCGCAGTCCGCTCAGCGCGTCCCGGCCGGGAAAGGCCACGCCGAACGCGCGGTCGTCGTAGTCGCGCGCCAGGGTGAACGGCTCGAAGGCCGCGCCGGCCGCCCGCACCCGCGCCGCGTACTTGCGCCCCGTGTACCAGCGCAGCTCGTGCCCACGCGCCGCGAGTTCGCGCGCGACCGGCAGCAGCGGCAGCAGGTGCCCCGCGATGGGCTGCGACGCGATCAGGATGCGGGCCATGGAAACCCCACCCTAGCGCGCGGCCAGGGTGGGGCGGTCAGGGGTTCAGAACGGCGAGTCGGGGAAGTAGTAGTTCTTGGCGTTCGCGGGCGTCACCAGCACCGAGGGGATCAGGGTGGTGGCCTTCATGGGCGTGCCCTTCACGCGGCTTTCCACGGTCAGGCGGATCGCGTCGGCGATCATGCTGGGCGGGTACGTGACGTCCGCCGGCATCAGCTTGTCCTTGTCCATCACCTTCTTGATGGCTTCCTTCATGCCCGCGCCGCCCAGCACGAGCTTCACATCGGTGCGCTTGGCCTGCTCCAGCGCCTTCAGGACGCCCACAGCCATGTCGTCGTCGCTGGCCCACACGGCGTCGATCTTGGGGAAGCGGGTCAGGTAGTCCTGCATGACCTTGAAGGCGTCGTCGCGGTTCCAGTTGCCGAACTTCGCGTCTAGGATCTTGATCTTGGGCGACTTGGCCACCGCCGCCTTGAAGGCGTCCACGCGCTGGTTGTCGATCACGGTGGGAATGCCGCGCAGCACGACCACGTTCGCGCCGCTGGTGCCGAACTGCTTCACGAAGTATTCGCCGGCCACGCGCCCGAAGGCGGTGTTGTCGCCGGCCACGTAGGCGTCCTGGGCCTTGGGATCAGTCAGGCCTCGGTCCACCACCGTCACGAACACGCCCTTGGCCTTCAGGGCCGCGACCGGGCGGGTCAGGGGCGCGCTCTCCTGCGGCAGGATCACCAGCGCACCGATCTTATTCACCGTCAGCAGGTCCTGGATCTGGTTGGCCTGCTCGTTGCTGTCCTTGGCGGTCTTCACGATGATCTGGACGTTCGGGTACATCTTCTCCAGCATCGCCTTGGCTTGGTTGGCGTGGTATACGACGCCCGCCGTCCAGCCGTGGTCCGCCGAGGGAATCGAGACGCCGATGACCTGCTTGGCCTGCGCGAGGGCGCCGCTGCCGGCGAGGAGGAGCGAGAGGGCGGTCAGTCGGGTGAGGTGTCGCATGTTGGAACTCCTTGACGGGGCGAGAGGGGCGGGGACGGCGGGCACGGGGGCGCTCAGGTCATGGCTCTCCCTTCAGCGGCGGCCGCGCTGGAAGAACGCGACGCCGATGATCACGAAGCCGGTCACGGCCGCGTTCAGGTACACGGAGATGATGTTCGTCAGGTTCAGGACGTTCTCGATGGTCACGAGCAGCACCGCGCCGACCACGGTGCCCCAGATGCGGCCCGAGCCGCCCCTCAGCGCCGTGCCGCCGATGATCACGGCCGCGATGGCCTCCAGTTCCCACAGCAGGCCGGTCGAGGGCGTGGCGCTGCCCAGCCGCGGCACGTACAGGATCGTCGCCAGGCCCACGCACACGCCCAGCAGCACGTAGGTCAGAATCTTGATGCCGGTGACGTTGATCGCCGCGTAGCGCGCGACCTGCTCGCTGCTGCCGATGGCCTGTACGTAGCGGCCGTAGCGGGTGCGGTTCAGGATCACGCCGCCCGCGAGCGCCACCGCCGTGAACACCAGGATCGGCACGGGCACGCCCAGCAGCGAGCCGTAATACACCGGTCCGTAGCGGTCGCCCACGCCCGAGTCGAGCGAGATGGCCCCGCCCTGCGCGAGGTACGTGAGAACCGCCCGGAAGATGCCCAGCGTGCCCAGCGTGACGATGAAGGGCTCGATACGCCCACGCGTGATCACGGTGCCGTGGAACAGCCCCGCGAGCGCGCCGATGGCGAGCGCCGCGAGCATCCCCAGCGCGATGGTCAGCAGGCCCGGCCCCAGATGCACGCTCAGGGCGTTCATGATCAGGATCATCGAGCCGGCGATCAGCGCGGCCATGGAGCCCACCGACAGGTCGATGCCGCCGGAGATGATCACGAAGGTCATGCCAACCGCGATGATGCCGCTGAAGGCCGCGCGCGTCAGCACGTTCGAGAGGTTGGCCACCGTGAGGAAGTCCGGGTTCAGCAGCGTGGCCGCCACCATCAGGGCGATCAGCCCCAGCAGCGGCCCCAGCGACGCCACGCGGGTCAGGACCGGGCGCGGCGGCCGGGCGGGGACGGCGGTCGTCCCGGCGGCGCGCGGATCAGGCTGGGACATGGGCCTCCCGGCGGCGCAGTCCGGTCGCGTACTGGATCACGTCCTGCTCGCTCAGGCCGCCCGAGTCGAGGTCGCCCACCACCCGGCCCTCGTGCATGACCAGCAGGCGGTGGCACAACCCCAGCAATTCGGGCAGTTCCGAACTGATCACGATGATGCCCTTGCCCTGCCGGGCGAGGTCGCCCACCAGCGCGTAGATGTCCCGCTTGGCGCCCACGTCTACACCCCTTGTCGGTTCGTCCAGGATAATCACCTCCGGTTGCACCTCCAGAATCTTCGCCAGCGCCAGCTTCTGCTGGTTCCCGCCGGACAGGCTGCCGGCCGGCACGTCCAGCCGGCCCGCACGGATGCCGAAGGTCTGCACCGCGCGCTTCAGGGCGCCGTCCTCGGCGCGGGTGTCCAGCAGCGGGCGGGCGTAGTGCTCCAGCGTCATCAGCGTCAGGTTGGGGCGCAGCGCTAGGTCCACGTGCAGGCCCTTGCCCTTGCGGTCCTCGCTGAGGTACACCATGCCCGCCTGCACGCCGTCCGCCGGGGACCGCAGGCGCACCGGGCGGCCCCGCACCCGCACGCTCCGGACGTGGTGGGGCCGCAGACCGAGCAGCCCCTCGATGCTCTCGGTGCGCCCCGCGCCGACCAGGCCGGCCAGGCCCAACACCTCCCCCCGGCGCAGCGTGAAGGTCACGTCGTGCGCCCAGCCGGGCACGTCCAGGCCCTCCACGTGCAGCAGTTCCTCCGCCAGCGGCTCCATGCGGGGCGGATACATCGCCTCCAGCTCGCGGCCCACCATCGAGTTCGCCATCTGCGCGGTGCTGAGGTCCGCCGTGTCGGCACTCATGACCACCCGGCCGTCGCGCAGCACCGTGACCCGGTCCGTCACGGCTTTCACCTCGTCGAGCTTGTGGCTGATGTACAGGATCGTCACGCCCCCCTCGCGCAGCCGGCGCATCAGGTCGAACAGCGTGGCGGTCTCGTGCGGGGTGAGCGCGGCGGTCGGCTCGTCCATGATCAGCACCCGCGCCCGGCGCGACAGGGCGCGGGCGATCTCCACGAGCTGTTTCATGGGCACGGCCAGGTCGCGCACGCGCACGTCCGGGTCGAGCGTGACCTCCAGCCGCGCGAGCGCTTCGCGCGCCCCCCGGCGCATGGCCGCGTCGTCGAGCAGCGCGCCGCCCAGTTCGTGGCCCAGGTAGATGTTCTGCGCGACGGTCAGGTCCTCAGCCAGGTTGAATTCCTGGTGGA
This sequence is a window from Deinococcus metalli. Protein-coding genes within it:
- a CDS encoding glycosyltransferase, producing MARILIASQPIAGHLLPLLPVARELAARGHELRWYTGRKYAARVRAAGAAFEPFTLARDYDDRAFGVAFPGRDALSGLRQVQFDTRHIFVGQMLPQLRDLQALHRAWPWEVTLAEQTLSAGLLLEELGGPPCALLGVLPLGIHSRDTAPFGPGLPPMRGPLGRARNAALRRVTQRVVFGGADRDLRAVCRSLGIPERPFEPPIPPTLLLQASVPGVEYAVSDRPPQLHFIGALTPPAPPGAALPDWWPDVQRADRPVVVVTQGTIATDPRDLILPTVRALADEPVLVVAAGVRDPAALGELPANARTAPFLPFDRMLPHASVYVTNGGYGGVQLALSHGLPVLSAGTTEDKLEVGRRVQVAGVGLRLGTRTPAPGAVRRAVRRLLREPRFRERAQTLRAEFRAHDAPREAADLIEGLLQGR
- a CDS encoding ABC transporter substrate-binding protein, whose protein sequence is MRHLTRLTALSLLLAGSGALAQAKQVIGVSIPSADHGWTAGVVYHANQAKAMLEKMYPNVQIIVKTAKDSNEQANQIQDLLTVNKIGALVILPQESAPLTRPVAALKAKGVFVTVVDRGLTDPKAQDAYVAGDNTAFGRVAGEYFVKQFGTSGANVVVLRGIPTVIDNQRVDAFKAAVAKSPKIKILDAKFGNWNRDDAFKVMQDYLTRFPKIDAVWASDDDMAVGVLKALEQAKRTDVKLVLGGAGMKEAIKKVMDKDKLMPADVTYPPSMIADAIRLTVESRVKGTPMKATTLIPSVLVTPANAKNYYFPDSPF
- a CDS encoding ABC transporter permease; this encodes MSQPDPRAAGTTAVPARPPRPVLTRVASLGPLLGLIALMVAATLLNPDFLTVANLSNVLTRAAFSGIIAVGMTFVIISGGIDLSVGSMAALIAGSMILIMNALSVHLGPGLLTIALGMLAALAIGALAGLFHGTVITRGRIEPFIVTLGTLGIFRAVLTYLAQGGAISLDSGVGDRYGPVYYGSLLGVPVPILVFTAVALAGGVILNRTRYGRYVQAIGSSEQVARYAAINVTGIKILTYVLLGVCVGLATILYVPRLGSATPSTGLLWELEAIAAVIIGGTALRGGSGRIWGTVVGAVLLVTIENVLNLTNIISVYLNAAVTGFVIIGVAFFQRGRR
- a CDS encoding sugar ABC transporter ATP-binding protein gives rise to the protein MTGPIRAAVRFEGISKAFGDVEVLHDVTFDVQPGSIHALLGENGAGKSTLMKVLAGYHAPSRGTVVLDGEPVTLRGGRDAEARGIVLIHQEFNLAEDLTVAQNIYLGHELGGALLDDAAMRRGAREALARLEVTLDPDVRVRDLAVPMKQLVEIARALSRRARVLIMDEPTAALTPHETATLFDLMRRLREGGVTILYISHKLDEVKAVTDRVTVLRDGRVVMSADTADLSTAQMANSMVGRELEAMYPPRMEPLAEELLHVEGLDVPGWAHDVTFTLRRGEVLGLAGLVGAGRTESIEGLLGLRPHHVRSVRVRGRPVRLRSPADGVQAGMVYLSEDRKGKGLHVDLALRPNLTLMTLEHYARPLLDTRAEDGALKRAVQTFGIRAGRLDVPAGSLSGGNQQKLALAKILEVQPEVIILDEPTRGVDVGAKRDIYALVGDLARQGKGIIVISSELPELLGLCHRLLVMHEGRVVGDLDSGGLSEQDVIQYATGLRRREAHVPA